Genomic DNA from Hyperolius riggenbachi isolate aHypRig1 chromosome 10, aHypRig1.pri, whole genome shotgun sequence:
TGTCAGTATTGCAGATGCTTACCAACATCATTCTTTCCACTCATAATCCTACCTTCTCCCCCACCCATGCAGGAGTGGCAGGTGGTTGAAGATGAATGGGTGTGTGACACAAGAGGAATAGGATGTACATAGGCGGACCATTGATTGGTGGTGAGGAGATTGATTGGGCGGTTGCTCTGCATTCAGATTCACATAAATAGGAGTGTAGCTTCAGTTGACAGGAGCTACATGCAACTGTGACCGTTCTTGTTATTTTGCTGGTGGGGAGAAATTTTGTGATTTTTGCCTGATATGTTTGTCTTCTGACGAAGCCTTGCCTCACCTGTGGTCTGTAACCCCCTTTTTGCACTTTACTTGCACTGTCCTGGTGGACTAATGCAGGTTCCCATTCTGCTATACTGAGGGAGAAGCTTGGGGAATGGTCTGTGGGCTGCTAAAAGAGACGGTATAGGACATCACAGTCAGAATCATACGTTGGACTAGTTCCAAGGCTGAGGTTTTAGGGGCAACATCCTTATATGTGATACTCTAACTGTAGTATTGGTCCTCCAATCTTTTGCATGTACTCAGATACACCTATTTCAATAGCGATTTTAATGTATACCAAATAAAGGTTACATATTAGGCAATCTAGGGCTAttcctgtaacgattgcggaatcgtctccgtggtcagcgcaccagacgtgcgctgacgcggcggatttcctccacaagcgtataattgaggacacccaggctaggtgctatgcacctgcagagggaaattcctgtcggcaggtggagctgtggagtgcagaggaacagctcctctgccctaccacacacgccagacaggaattgtacgaagggaagaaacgcaatcgcaagagaagcgattgagagtgagcacagagacagattgtgtgtgtgtgcataaaattagtctgtgcacacaccacagcagataagaagcaggaacgcgatcgcgagaggtgcgatcgccagacgtgacacaaggttacagcaagacggagcacgagagtagcaaaggcacagcaaataatacaataaggagatacggaaaataacaaacgctagctaaccgcgaacaccgcactcattcgcaacagtgcacgcggttatgcgcggtctccacgtgataagcacaatagagacaagcacgcctaactaaccattaacagacaaacatgaaacagaggacgcgagcgcttgcttaacggttacctcaccgagcctccagcaagcgcagcagacaagacagacacacgaaaacagggacaagcgacagaaggatccccagcgctagcgaaaagtggctagcgcgatcccagaagacagaacagaaggatccccagcgctagcgaaaagtagctagcgcgatcccagaagacagaacagaaggatccccagcgctagtgaaaagtagctagcgcgatcccaggagacagagtaacagaacagaaggatccccagcgctagcgaaaagtggctagcgcgatcccagaagacagaacagaaggatccccagcgctagcgaaaagtagctagcgcgatcccagaagacagaacagaaggatccccagcgctagtgaaaagtagctagcgcgatcccaggggacagagtaacagaacagaaggatccccagcgctagcgaaaagtggctagcgcgatcccaggagacagaacagaagcatccccagcactagcgctagggcgagtgcgatccaaacacacggcagacagaacagatgaggtaggcagaaacaaccgctgttccaacctacactccagactcaatcagaaggatccacagccgctaacgctagggcttgtgtgatccaaacacaagacagacggaacaggcaaaacagataatacaacctgactggactagaaggggagcctaaagcaacccccaggaattaactatactagatagcaatggctgacactccagcagtgtccatcaggaacagaccatggaagggaaatgtccagccaagcattctgggagcagaatgcttttatagtgccagtcatcaaaagaaggcaggtaacggatttgcatgactaatgtatgcaaatccctcagcaacacaagctgcacaactgacagaaggtctcctttccagagtactgcagcaagcaaacctaaacaatggtcaaaaggctgcctgcctgcgcaggcagctgagcggattctcacgatTCCATACTGGGAACGGGCATTCCCTGAGAACACGTACTGTACAGCAAAATGTATTGAGTCAGGGCTGTAGAAACAAATAACTGGGATGGTACATTGTGTTTCCACTTCCAAAATAATGTTGATGAGATTAtacgtagagatggtcaatgaggcgTATGCCGCTTGGAATTGGGCCTGctgaatttgattggcccagAAATGTTCATGCAAGCTGATAGTATtagcatcacactgtacacaccaaaGAGATTGAGTCTAAAGCAAAACTATTCCACCATGATAAGTGGCCCAGCAGAAGTAAAAGACATAATAGACACTCAAAGAAAAAGATCATCTGCCTGAGCGATAATAAATATACATAAGAACCAGCAACGTCTTCcatatacaaaactttattaataacaccaaaacacagaaaaaatataaaatcatttaaaatgagaACACATAGGCATATGGGGGTTCTGGTATAATATAATAAATCACAAGGATACCATTCATATATCTCAGATAAAATACACTGGAGCACAGACAGAAATTGCAACAGTAATCAATCTCAGGCATGAAAGAGTCAGCCTGATCTATTCATGAGCACCCTAATCAAACACTGTACGTGTTGAATACAATCAAAAAACCAATGCTGGTTACACAACTACAAGACTGGATGGCAAATTAATAAAGATAAATAACCTCctgaaaaaataaatgcatataCCTGCGCATCTGCATATCCCAAACAACCCCGCAGTCGTGATGGTGCCTCAAAAAATGAAAATGGTTATAGAAATGTTTACCTGATCCGTGCGCATTTTTTGAGGCACCATCACAGCTGCAGGATTGATTACTGTTGCAATTTCTGTCCGTGCTCCAGTGTATTTTATCTGAGATATATGAATGGTATCCTTGtgatttattatattatttgtaAATAGATTTAAGCAGGTGGGCACAATGGATATCTGCTTTTGGGGAGGATTCCACTTACTGGTACTGGAGTACAGGGTATCACCTTTTGCGTGCTCAGATAATAGAAAGTAGATGCAATATATTgataagagagagagaaacaATCTTGCACTGCTCCAAGGTTTTTAATTTGTCAGTTCAATCTTCATACACATGTACATTCAGTTCATTCCATGAAATGTAAAAAATTCTGACATACTCTATAagtcctggctgtggggcaatgtgggggcGGCAGCGGCCTGCCTGACAACCGTTTCGCTCAGTAcaagcttcctctgaggctccgtgcgcatTTATTATATTATACCAGAACAGAACCCCCATATGCCTTTGTGTtctcattttaaatgattttatattttttctgtgttttggggttattaataaagttttgtatatgGAAGACGTTGCTGGTTCTTATGTATATTTATTAACGCTCAGGCAGATGATCTTTTTCTTTGAGTGTCtagtattagcatctcactgacatgtttgtttcccaTAAAGGAGAGAGCAGTATGGAGGATCCTCCTGGATACACACATCCTCCGATGTAATGACACAAAAGCCATGTATACAGCCAGTGTGTGTCTCTTACAGATggatgcagtaacacagacctgcCAGAGGGATGCTCAGAGCCGCACTGCTCACGAGATGGCGCACAGGAAGTTCTGGAGATCACACAGGAAGAGGATGTGATTGCTCAGGATTCTAAGCAGCAACATAACACAATCTCTTACAATACAGCTGATGCTTCTCACAATATCAGTCATCAATATCGGGTAAGGGAGATTTGCTTAGAGACCAGTTCTGTTATAAAGCCCTTGTTAAAGCAAACTTGTAGGGTGCTGCCCATATAAGGATGAAATTAgattaaaatgaattaaaatgtaaaaagtgaggttgcttacctcaatgacgacagtCAAATTAAGACAAAAAGATTTATTATgcacagtgataaatcttttTGTCACTGTGGTCATtgaagtaagccacctcactttttacattttattggattttaatctaattttatccttacctgggcgcctctttccccataTTGTATGCTGGATTCGGGTGTCACACGTTGGATGCTATTGTGACATCCAATTGTTTTTGATCTTAAGAGAGTGACCACATCCAGTCCCGTTGGCACACCACGAGTGGAGTCGAATTCATTCTCTCCATCTGCCTCAAATGGTTAGTTGCCCcttttgcaacccacttttgCGAGTAGCCCCTTTTTTGAATTTATACATCACTTACTAGTTACTAATGTTCTGCACTATTTGGGCTCTGTGTCTTTTTTCCCTcagggtgtcaagacaccccaCTCTTCTTCGTATATATATTGTAAGGTAAAAACAAGCTACAAAAAATAGATGCTTACGTatatagtgggaagcctctggatgctccaaAGGCTACCCATGTCCTCCTCGacccttctgctgctgctcaggACCCTCTACCTGGCCAGGCTGCCCTCCATGTATGAGCACGACCCACACCTGCACAGTTGCAAAAAGTCACCCTTGCAGGTAGGAAAGAGCCGTGCACGAGCAGCATCAtgctactgcacaagcacaggGCGTATTTTCACATGCGTAGTACGGCTGGACTCGTACACAGACACGAGCGCAGCCATGAGAACATATATGAGAAGCTCTTGCTGGATATGTTcaaagggtcccagcgctggatcggtgaggtcaaggaggatgagggaagccctaTCCAGAGgctcgaagcaggtggtttcgacaCTCAGTGCCATCTGCCGTAACTAGGCCCCGTCATAGCAGTACTGTTATACTGTGTGGGGCACATAAGAATAATTCAGGGTTCCGGCAATATCGACCCCAATATACATCTACCTCCAAGTTGTGACTACTTGgagtgggaatagtattttatgcctccagggagtttagcggcagcagggtgagccgtcattctgcTCACCCTGTACCCAGCTCACCGGCGATGTACATATACATacgccagaggcttccctctactgaggtaagcttctaacttttattattattttttccttaTAGGTTctcttttagggcccatttccactagacgcGTTGCAATGCAGAAACCGCTCCGCATCGCAAtgcaaggaaactgcaaccaattcacgtcaatggagtagtttccattgacgcAAATTTACCTACGAGATCCGGGGAAATAatagatagcatgctgcagttttccgtaGCACGTATCCGAGTCCCCATAGTCACCGAGGGGAAGCCGCATGACCCTGCATCCGGTTGTACGGAAGACAACTGGAAGTACTTGTGGAGGGATGCCCCAAAACGCCAGTGGAAATGACCCTTAATCCCTCTCACTGCCTCCTGCTGCTACCTAACTCATAGGTGAACTCCCCCAAACCCACGTCAACTTTGGTGGGTCATGTGACTCCACTCTTCAAGTAGACCACCTAACCCCTTCTTATAGCAGCACTACATGGAGCTTTCCCAATGCCAACCCGATTCCTGGACCACATTTACATCCCACAGGGAACCCATCTCTCAATGTCACACTGCCCCTTCTGCCCACAACTCccctcaatcccccccccccccaaccaatctACAGACAAGAAGGCAGTGTAGCTCCCCTTCTCCACTGGCAGCTAAGTGTGAGGGTGATAACAGTGTGCGCTATACCCCCTCCTGGAAGTGTTTCcatcagaccaggcatctgtgatggAGTGCTGCTTCTCCTCCTCCCGACTGATAATGGCACTCCAAGCAGAAGTCCCAGCATGATGCCATTACTGGAGCCTGAAGGGAATCTTCTGAACACAGAgggacagatttatcaagagtgcctgagacaaaatattggtaggtttttagaaatccatgcagaactgtctcaggcatcttaagaaaacaTCTTTAgaatccttctaaaactgttgtaaaataggaggagctaggaaggtctctcagaaggTCTCTCAGGGGAGGagtacatcacaaatcatgtctagcctgcactctgcaatcatgtctagcctgcagttctacacctGTAGAACTGCTGTAagtacttcttaatctgcgccagtttagggatggatttgcacttttcttaacagtagtgcagctctagaaattcatgctgaattgccactattacctaggatttaagaaggttcttattatcatgcagaactgttctccctgctggttagaacagattaagaagaaaaaacggtcagtaatgcattgataaatctcccccacagaGTCAATGAAATTCTAATATTTCCTCTTGTatgcagattttatgcaaatTCCAGCCAGCTTAGAAAGGGGCCAATTAGAGGCACTTCCTGTTGATTCTGACTGGCCTATTTCCCATCTGCTTAGAGATTACATTCAACCTTCACACAAGCCGAAGTGACAAGCATTTCATTGGCCTTCTCTGACTGTAAATATCTGGGAGGGCATTAGGGGCGGGTCTGCTGTTTTCTAGTATGTCATTAAGCGGATAGCTTGTTAAAGTGTGTTGTACCTTTACTTAGGGAGAGAACATGATTGTCATTAAAATGGAAGATGTGGATGGAGATGAGGCGGATATAAGGGCTGATGAGCAGCATAAGGAGGTGGAGATTCCTCCAGCGATCAATACAGGTGAGAAAAACAGACTAAATAAAGCCGCAACACCAATATCAGTAGAAGTAATTACAAGGCAATATGTGCCCAGGTGGACAGTCAGGTGCTGCCAGCTGCCATGTGCAGTAATAGGGAGACAGTCCACTGGAGGAGTCAGGTGCCATCACCTCCTGATAGTCAAATTGGAAACGTGACCACTAGGGCTTTGGATGTCATTATCCTCTATAAGGATTaatggagacagtatgtggccagtggaggagtcaggagacatcagcccctattagaagtaatggggagacagtatgtgcccagtgggggagtcaggagacaccagcccctattagaagtaatggggagacagtatgtggccagtgggggagtcaggagacatcagcacctattagaagtaatggggagacagtatgtgcccagtggggggagtcaggagacatcagcccctattagaagtaatgaggagacagtatgtgcccagtgggggagtcaggagacatcagcccctattagaagtaatgaggagacagtatgtggccagtaggagagtcaggagacatcagaccctattagaagtaatggtcagactgtatgtggccagtgggggagtcaggagacatcagcccctattagaagtaatgaggagacagtatgtggccagtgggggagtcaggagacatcagcccctattagaagtaatgaggagacagtatgtggccagtgggggagtcaggagacatcagccgctATTagtagtaatggggagacagtatgtgcccagtgggggagtcaggagacatcagcacctattagaagtaatggtcagactgtatgtggccagtgggggagtcaggagacatcagcccctattagaagtaatggggagacagtatgtggccagtgggggagtcaggagacattagctcctattagaagtaatggggagacagtatgtgcccagtgggggagtcaggagacatcagccgctattagaagtaatgaggagacagtatgtggccagtgggggagtcaggagacatcagcccctattagaagtaatggggagacagtatgtgcccagtgggggagacaggagacatcagagcctattagaagtaatgggaagACAGGATGTGTCCAGTGGggaagtcaggagacatcagccctgaTTAGAAGTAattgggagacagtatgtgcccagtgggggagacaggagacatcagcccctagtagaagtaatggggagacagtatgtggccagtgggagagtcaggagacatcagcccctattagaagtaatggtcaGACTGTATGTGGACAGTGGGGgaatcaggagacatcagcctctattagaagtaatgggaagACAGTATGTGGACAGTGGGGgaatcaggagacatcagcctctattagaagtaatgggaagacagtatgtgcccagtggcagAGTCCGGAGACATCAGCCCTGATTAGAAGTAATTGGGAGACAGTATGAGCCCAGTGCAGGAGTCCGGAGACATCAGCCACTATTAAAAGTAATAGGGAAATTAATGTCAGCCTCACCTCATTGTCTTTTACCTTTTCTCATCTCTTTCAGATGGACGTTACAAAACATTTGATACtgaaaaaaaatccattatttctcCAAATGGGGAAAGTacagcagattcattgcaggaAAACCTTGTTCCATTCGTTGATCTAGAGCTAGAAGGTACTGCTCTCTTATTTGGTGACCCTCTACATGATGGTCCTTTCCCAGACCTCTCACACTCTGCCGCTCCCAGGCGTGAGTTGTTCCCCTGCTCCCAGTGTGGGGAATGCTTTTTTGAGATCTCAGAGCTGATTTCGCACCAGATATCTCACTCTGAGGAGAAGCTGTTTTCGTGCTCCCAGTGCGGGAAAGGCTTTGACAAAAGGACAAACCTCCTCCGGCACCAGAAGATGCACACAGACGGGAAGATGTTTtcttgtgcagagtgtgggaagtgCTTTTTAAGGAAAGCCACTTTTGTGGAACACCAGCGGATGCACAAAGGAGAGAAGCGCTACTCCTGTTCTGAATGTGGGAAGCATTTTCAGTGGAGGTCCACTCTCTTCTACCATCAGAGGAGACATCGAGGTGAGCATTATTTCCTCCATAGAGGGAGAAAGTGTTGATTGGCTGTTGCCTATTGATgaatctgtacagcattgggacTCTGAAGTGTGACCCGCAATATTGATATAGGGGTAACATTTCTGTGTGTACAttaaatgatgagataaacaattgttcaTTAGCTTTCCTAAATCCCCTGACTTTTTGCCACTCCCCATGGGCTGCTTCTATAGGTCTCATTCACCCTGTGCCACTCCTCATGTGCTGCTCCCCCCCAGGCACTGCTTTGTCAGGTCTCCTAAATCCCCCCACTATGTGCCGCTCCTCAGCAGCCTGAGCAGCGGCAATGGTCCGGAGGAAGACATGGAAAGCCAATTCAGGATTTAGAGGCTACCCACTTCTTagcaagtatctgattttttttacccGAGGTTCGCCTCAGGTTGATTTTAAACATGTGATTCTTGTGGACTGGAAACTCCATAGACTAAACATCCTCTTTTCATCTTTCTCCCTTTTCCTTCAGATGAACACCTGAACAGTAATAATACAAAGAAGAAACCCACCAGCTTACCACGTAGTTACACCACAACACTTTCTTCCTTAAGTCTCCCTCCAGTACATAAGAACGTCAGTTCATCTTCTGATCCATCAACATATGGCCTCTCCAAGACCACCACCCATCCTACCCCCCGCAGTAAGGGTGCAACCTTTCAGTTTCCTAAGTCTGATGAAGTTTTTACTAGAGGTGAACAACTTATCCCACCCCAGAGAGTTTTCAAAGTGGAAGAGCCATCTTCATGTTCTCCATACCAAGAACATGTTGGCCAGAAACTAAACCGTGTCGTCCATAGACATCAGCCCACCATCCATCCAAATTTCTCATGTTTGCAGTGTGGAAAATCTTTTCTTCAGGAGTCAGATCTCGTTAGACACCAGATAACTCATGTTGAGCTGAAGCCATATGTCTGTTCTGCATGTGGGAAAGCATATGGGAAAAAGTCTAACCTCCTCAGACACCAGAGAATACACGATACAGAGAGACTCTTTTCCTGTTCTGAATGCGGAAAATGTTTCCTAAGGAAATCGGTTCTGGTGGAACACCAGCGGATGCACACAGGCGAGAAGAAATAtcgatgttcagaatgtgggaaatgtttccagtGGAGGTCGTCTCACTTTTATCACATAAGGAAGCACAGAGGCGTCATGCCCCtctcctgttcagagtgtgggaaatgctttgcgcAGAAATCTCATCTGGTCCAGCATCAGAAATTGCATGCAGTGGAGAGGCCATATTTAAGCTATAATTATATCAAAACAGAAAGATAAGAGGGAAGTCCAATCCTCTTAGATATAGCTACAAGTTCAGTGGGGACATTGCTCAAGACACGTAGCTTTTAGGTTAGATATGACAAATTTCTTATTTAGTAATTGTCCCCTTTAGTCCTT
This window encodes:
- the LOC137534472 gene encoding oocyte zinc finger protein XlCOF7.1-like — encoded protein: MEKNRRPLTEKILQLTLQIIYLLTGEDYGPKKESHDTLKSNVSGKWRRSQSTTLGSSPPSQTLEDNSDLKVLEVTSQIIELLTGKVPVRCEDVAVYFSMEECKYIDEHRDLYKDAMMENQPPFTLPDGCSNTDLPEGCSEPHCSRDGAQEVLEITQEEDVIAQDSKQQHNTISYNTADASHNISHQYRGENMIVIKMEDVDGDEADIRADEQHKEVEIPPAINTDGRYKTFDTEKKSIISPNGESTADSLQENLVPFVDLELEGTALLFGDPLHDGPFPDLSHSAAPRRELFPCSQCGECFFEISELISHQISHSEEKLFSCSQCGKGFDKRTNLLRHQKMHTDGKMFSCAECGKCFLRKATFVEHQRMHKGEKRYSCSECGKHFQWRSTLFYHQRRHRDEHLNSNNTKKKPTSLPRSYTTTLSSLSLPPVHKNVSSSSDPSTYGLSKTTTHPTPRSKGATFQFPKSDEVFTRGEQLIPPQRVFKVEEPSSCSPYQEHVGQKLNRVVHRHQPTIHPNFSCLQCGKSFLQESDLVRHQITHVELKPYVCSACGKAYGKKSNLLRHQRIHDTERLFSCSECGKCFLRKSVLVEHQRMHTGEKKYRCSECGKCFQWRSSHFYHIRKHRGVMPLSCSECGKCFAQKSHLVQHQKLHAVERPYLSYNYIKTER